A genomic segment from Daphnia pulex isolate KAP4 chromosome 5, ASM2113471v1 encodes:
- the LOC124195132 gene encoding LOW QUALITY PROTEIN: HEAT repeat-containing protein 5B-like (The sequence of the model RefSeq protein was modified relative to this genomic sequence to represent the inferred CDS: inserted 2 bases in 2 codons; deleted 1 base in 1 codon): MQEKKICDLASITTLGFLYERLGRMAGRSFDESVQVLLRGLKNSESQTRAESLVTLEKLCCGMGSAASNQHRDIFKTCKLCLSDRNMNVRAAAARCMWEVMKHSSSILQLNEFESIAALSFRALEGSNHEVRCAVALLLGHAAAAALTPPKPGPARTGLSAAANQSTASSAAKVASVEEVLGVISTGFSXGGGGFLKGTGEMIKGPAATSREVRVGVTMSYVVMVQQLGSTWLERHLNTMLQHLLDLAAQPRAAPTHVDAVYSRQCITFVFRSLLGKMLGEKQQTAACKELARIINHQMNSIDPNPENAKDSSTQETIFSQHLLVCALQELGSLVHSLASSASALLADQGAGVIDCAIAVLLHPSQAARLAAAWSLQSMAVAVPSHLTLLIDKCVDALENLRSTPEAVSGYSAALAALIAGVSSSSLGIPHNRGKIVFNTAEELLRSASQNNRLAVQRTQAGWLLIGAVMTLGXSVVSSLVPRMLLLWRNSFPRSAKELESEKARGDAFTWQVALEGRAGALSSICSFLRHCPQLATTEDITKRLMGPLDAAITMLTSIATVVKTYGQPLKAACAMVRLRLYDALSLVPPQYYEASYTQLLRLLVAVGGCWLVLVEFTLAENPANTTTSLLQQQCQPDGSAVLLHPDLQDSD; this comes from the exons atgcaagagaagaaaatttgtGACTT AGCTTCTATTACTACCTTGGGATTCTTATACGAAAGACTTGGGCGTATGGCAGGAAGATCATTTGATGAATCTGTTCAAGTATTGCTTAGAGGACTTAAAAACAGTGAGTCTCAAACAAGAGCAGAGAGTTTAGTCActttagaaaag CTGTGTTGTGGAATGGGTTCAGCAGCATCCAATCAGCATCGTGATATCTTTAAGACCTGCAAGTTATGTCTGTCAGACAGAAACATGAATGTTCGGGCTGCAGCAGCCAGG TGCATGTGGGAAGTCATGAAACATTCGTCTAGTATCCTACAGCTTAACGAATTTGAATCCATAGCTGCACTGAGCTTTCGTGCTCTCGAAGGTTCCAATCATGAAGTTCGATGCGCTGTGGCCCTTTTGTTAGgtcatgctgctgctgcagcactTACACCTCCTAAACCTGGCCCAGCAAGAACCGGTCTGTCGGCAGCAGCGAACCAGTCTACTGCCTCTTCAGCGGCGAAGGTTGCCTCAGTAGAAGAAGTTCTAGGAGTAATTTCGACCGGATTTT GTGGAGGTGGAGGTTTCCTAAAGGGAACAGGTGAAATGATTAAAGGACCAGCTGCCACAAGCCGAGAAGTTCGAGTTGGAGTCACAATG AGCTACGTCGTCATGGTCCAACAACTTGGTTCTACATGGTTGGAGCGCCACTTAAACACCATGTTGCAGCATCTACTTGATTTAGCAGCCCAGCCGCGAGCTGCTCCTACCCACGTTGACGCCGTCTATTCCCGTCAGTGCATCACTTTCGTGTTTCGTTCACTGTTGGGCAAAATGTTGGGCGAGAAGCAGCAAACGGCTGCTTGTAAAGAATTAGCTCGCATTATTAATCATCAGATGAACAGCATAG ATCCCAATCCGGAGAATGCAAAAGACAGTAGCACGCAGGAAACTATATTT AGTCAACATCTTCTTGTTTGTGCGCTGCAAGAGCTTGGCTCACTTGTTCACAGTCTTGCTAGCTCTGCATCGGCACTTTTGGCCGATCAG GGAGCTGGCGTAATTGATTGTGCTATCGCTGTCTTGCTTCATCCGTCGCAAGCTGCTCGTCTTGCAGCAGCTTGGAGTCTGCAGTCTATGGCCGTTGCTGTTCCATCTCATCTTACACTACTGATCGACAA ATGTGTTGATGCCCTAGAAAATCTTCGAAGCACGCCCGAAGCTGTGTCAGGTTACAGCGCTGCTTTGGCAGCATTGATAGCTGGTGTTTCATCTTCTAGCTTGGGCATCCCACATAACCGTGGAAAG ATTGTGTTCAACACTGCCGAGGAGCTATTAAGAAGTGCAAGCCAAAACAACAGACTCGCCGTCCAGCGCACACAGGCTGGTTGGTTACTCATCGGAGCTGTTATGACTTTGG TATCTGTGGTCAGTAGCCTGGTTCCTCGAATGTTGCTCCTTTGGCGCAACAGTTTCCCTCGTTCAGCTAAGGAATTAGAATCTGAGAAAGCTCGTGGCGATGCTTTCACCTGGCAG GTGGCGCTCGAGGGTCGCGCTGGTGCCCTTTCGTCAATTTGTAGCTTCCTCCGACACTGTCCACAGCTGGCCACAACTGAGGATATAACTAAACGTCTCATGGGTCCGCTGGATGCCGCCATCACTATGCTAACAag CATTGCAACAGTCGTCAAGACATATGGACAGCCTCTCAAGGCAGCATGCGCTATGGTTCGTCTTCGTCTTTACGATGCTCTTTCTTTAGTCCCTCCTCAATACTATGAAG cgaGTTATACTCAACTTTTACGTTTGCTGGTGGCTGTTGGTGGCTGTTGGTTGGTGCTGGTGGAGTTCACTTTAGCTGAAAATCCAGCCAATACAACCACATCTCTGTTGCAGCAACAATGCCAACCTGATGGTTCAGCAGTCTTGTTGCATCCAGATCTTCAAGATTCAGACTAA
- the LOC124193524 gene encoding acyl-CoA ligase lcsD-like isoform X2, which produces MSSLHLRSTLKKAALLANRIGTNGQKAALGQLASANKLQPMPDASKFINHIVTKNKELIKVKGLQVAPAELEDVLTSHPAVAEAAVIGIHDEHAGELPRAYVVKKPGMESVSDAEIQAFVDSKVSLHKQIKGGIELCAAIPKNNTGKILRRELEVQYANDLMNRIYSAMDSTAKQMSQL; this is translated from the exons ATGTCATCGCTTCATCTCAGATCGACTCTAAAGAAAGCCGCTCTACTGGCCAACCGGATTGGCACTAACGGCCAAAAAGCCGCGCTAGGTCAACTTGCTTCGGCCAACAAGTTGCAACCGATGCCAGATGCATCGAAATTTATAAACCACATCgttacaaaaaacaaagaactCATTAAAGTGAAAGGACTCCAG GTCGCTCCAGCCGAACTTGAAGATGTTCTGACTTCCCATCCGGCTGTAGCTGAAGCTGCTGTGATCGGAATCCACGACGAACACGCCGGTGAACTCCCTCGAGCTTACGTCGTCAAGAAACCGGGAATGGAATCGGTCAGCGATGCTGAAATTCAGGCATTTGTCGACTCCAAGGTCTCGCTccacaaacaaatcaaaggcGGCATCGAATTGTGCGCAGCAATCCCTAAAAACAATACGGGCAAAATCCTGCGCAGAGAGTTGGAAGTCCAGTACGCCAATGATTTGATGAACAGAATATATTCTGCCATGGATTCAACTGCTAAACAAATGTCGCAACTCTGa